A stretch of Malus sylvestris chromosome 11, drMalSylv7.2, whole genome shotgun sequence DNA encodes these proteins:
- the LOC126588786 gene encoding tropinone reductase homolog At1g07440-like isoform X4 yields the protein MNSRERTWSLRGMTALVTGGTKGIGYAIVEELAGLGAIVHTCSRNEVDLNDCLSQWEKKGFQVTGSVCDVVSKTQREELINKINNVGIVEAKATVEYTAEDYSFIMSTNLESAYNFCQLSHPLLKAAGAANIVFLSSTAGVVSINGASIYSAAKGAMNQLAKNLACEWAKDNIRTNSVAPWFITTPLSEPVLRNEKKLEMINSRCPLRRPGEPEEVSSLVAFLCLPAASYITGQTIIVDGGVTVNGLLFQGA from the exons ATGAATAGCAGAGAGAGGACATGGTCTCTACGTGGAATGACAGCTCTTGTCACCGGTGGAACCAAAGGAATTGG GTATGCGATAGTGGAGGAATTGGCAGGGCTGGGTGCAATTGTGCATACTTGTTCCCGAAATGAAGTTGACCTTAATGACTGCCTGAGTCAGTGGGAGAAGAAGGGTTTTCAAGTCACTGGCTCAGTCTGTGATGTGGTGTCAAAAACCCAAAGAGAGGAGCTTATAAACAAG ATAAACAATGTGGGGATTGTCGAAGCGAAAGCAACGGTAGAGTACACAGCCGAAGATTACTCATTCATAATGAGTACCAATCTTGAATCCGCTTACAACTTTTGCCAACTTTCACATCCTCTTCTCAAAGCTGCAGGAGCTGCTAACATTGTTTTTCTGTCCTCTACTGCTGGTGTGGTCTCAATAAATGGTGCATCTATATATTCTGCTGCTAAAG GCGCAATGAATCAGTTAGCAAAAAACTTAGCATGTGAGTGGGCGAAGGATAATATAAGGACCAACAGTGTGGCGCCTTGGTTCATCACGACTCCCCTCTCTGAACCT GTTCTccgaaatgaaaagaaattggaGATGATAAACTCTCGATGCCCTTTAAGACGTCCTGGAGAGCCAGAGGAGGTGTCTTCCTTGGTAGCATTTCTATGCCTACCTGCAGCCTCTTACATTACTGGGCAGACTATTATCGTAGACGGCGGGGTGACCGTCAATGGCTTGCTCTTCCAAGGAGCATGA
- the LOC126588789 gene encoding tropinone reductase homolog At1g07440-like isoform X2 encodes MNSRARRWSLRGMTALVTGGTKGIGYAIVEELAGLGAIVHTCSRNEADLNDCLSQWEKKGFQVTGSVCDVVSKTQREELINKINNVGTSILKATLEYTAEDYSFVMSTNLESVYHLCQLSHPLLKASGAANIIFLSSTAGVVSIDVGSIYSATKGALNQLAKNLACEWARDNIRTNSVAPWFIKTPLTDPILRNEKKLEMINSRCPLGRPGEPEEVSSLVAFLCLPAASYITGQTIIVDGGVTVNGLLFQGA; translated from the exons ATGAATAGCAGAGCGAGGAGATGGTCTCTTCGTGGAATGACAGCTCTTGTCACTGGTGGAACCAAAGGAATTGG GTATGCTATAGTGGAGGAATTGGCAGGGCTGGGTGCAATTGTGCATACTTGTTCCCGAAATGAAGCTGACCTTAATGACTGCCTGAGTCAGTGGGAGAAGAAGGGTTTCCAAGTAACTGGCTCAGTCTGTGATGTGGTGTCTAAAACCCAAAGAGAGGAGCTTATAAATAAG ATAAACAATGTGGGGACCAGCATACTGAAAGCAACGCTAGAGTACACAGCTGAAGACTACTCATTCGTAATGAGTACCAATCTTGAATCTGTTTACCACTTGTGCCAACTTTCACATCCTCTTCTCAAAGCTTCAGGAGCTGCTAACATCATTTTTTTGTCCTCTACTGCTGGTGTGGTCTCAATTGATGTTGGATCTATATATTCTGCCACTAAAG GTGCACTAAATCAGTTAGCAAAAAACTTAGCATGTGAGTGGGCGAGAGATAACATAAGGACCAACAGTGTGGCACCTTGGTTCATCAAGACTCCCCTCACTGATCCT ATTCTccgaaatgaaaagaaattggaGATGATAAACTCTCGGTGCCCTTTAGGACGTCCTGGAGAGCCAGAGGAGGTGTCTTCCTTGGTAGCATTTCTATGCCTACCTGCAGCCTCTTACATTACTGGGCAGACTATTATCGTCGACGGCGGGGTGACCGTCAATGGCTTGCTCTTCCAAGGAGCATAA
- the LOC126588786 gene encoding tropinone reductase homolog At2g29330-like isoform X2: MNSRERRWSLRGMTALVTGGTKGIGYAIVEELAGLGAIVHTCSRNEVDLNDCQSQWEKKGFQVTGSVCDVVSKTQREELINKVSSLFDGKLNILINNVGTSLTKATLEYTAEDYSFIMSTNLESAYNFCQLSHPLLKAAGAASIVFLSSTAGVVSIDGESIYSATKGAMNQLAKNLACEWAKDNIRTNSVAPWFITTPLAEPFLRNEKKLEMINSRCPLGRPGEPEEVSSLVAFLCLPAASYITGQTIIVDGGVTVNGLLFQGA; this comes from the exons ATGAATAGCAGAGAGAGGAGATGGTCTCTTCGTGGAATGACAGCTCTTGTCACCGGTGGAACCAAAGGAATTGG GTATGCGATAGTGGAGGAATTGGCAGGGCTGGGTGCAATTGTGCATACTTGTTCCCGAAATGAAGTTGACCTTAATGACTGCCAGAGTCAGTGGGAGAAGAAGGGTTTTCAAGTCACAGGCTCAGTCTGTGATGTGGTGTCAAAAACCCAAAGAGAGGAGCTTATAAACAAGGTCTCATCACTTTTTGATGGCAAACTCAACATCCTT ATAAACAATGTGGGGACTAGCTTGACGAAAGCAACGCTAGAGTACACAGCTGAAGATTACTCATTCATAATGAGTACCAATCTTGAATCTGCTTACAACTTTTGCCAGCTTTCACATCCTCTTCTCAAAGCTGCAGGAGCTGCTAGCATTGTTTTTTTGTCCTCTACTGCTGGTGTGGTCTCAATAGATGGTGAATCTATATATTCTGCCACTAAAG GTGCAATGAATCAGTTAGCAAAAAACTTAGCATGTGAGTGGGCGAAGGATAACATAAGGACCAACAGTGTGGCACCTTGGTTCATCACGACTCCCCTCGCTGAACCT TTTCTccgaaatgaaaagaaattggaGATGATAAACTCTCGGTGCCCTTTAGGACGTCCTGGAGAGCCAGAGGAG GTGTCTTCCTTGGTAGCATTTCTATGCCTACCTGCAGCCTCTTACATTACTGGGCAGACTATTATCGTAGACGGCGGGGTGACCGTCAATGGCTTGCTCTTCCAAGGAGCATGA
- the LOC126588786 gene encoding tropinone reductase homolog At1g07440-like isoform X5 — MVSTWNDSSCHRWNQRNCRYAIVEELAGLGAIVHTCSRNEVDLNDCLSQWEKKGFQVTGSVCDVVSKTQREELINKVSSLFDGKLNILINNVGIVEAKATVEYTAEDYSFIMSTNLESAYNFCQLSHPLLKAAGAANIVFLSSTAGVVSINGASIYSAAKGAMNQLAKNLACEWAKDNIRTNSVAPWFITTPLSEPVLRNEKKLEMINSRCPLRRPGEPEEVSSLVAFLCLPAASYITGQTIIVDGGVTVNGLLFQGA, encoded by the exons ATGGTCTCTACGTGGAATGACAGCTCTTGTCACCGGTGGAACCAAAGGAATTG TAGGTATGCGATAGTGGAGGAATTGGCAGGGCTGGGTGCAATTGTGCATACTTGTTCCCGAAATGAAGTTGACCTTAATGACTGCCTGAGTCAGTGGGAGAAGAAGGGTTTTCAAGTCACTGGCTCAGTCTGTGATGTGGTGTCAAAAACCCAAAGAGAGGAGCTTATAAACAAGGTCTCATCACTTTTTGATGGCAAACTCAACATCCTT ATAAACAATGTGGGGATTGTCGAAGCGAAAGCAACGGTAGAGTACACAGCCGAAGATTACTCATTCATAATGAGTACCAATCTTGAATCCGCTTACAACTTTTGCCAACTTTCACATCCTCTTCTCAAAGCTGCAGGAGCTGCTAACATTGTTTTTCTGTCCTCTACTGCTGGTGTGGTCTCAATAAATGGTGCATCTATATATTCTGCTGCTAAAG GCGCAATGAATCAGTTAGCAAAAAACTTAGCATGTGAGTGGGCGAAGGATAATATAAGGACCAACAGTGTGGCGCCTTGGTTCATCACGACTCCCCTCTCTGAACCT GTTCTccgaaatgaaaagaaattggaGATGATAAACTCTCGATGCCCTTTAAGACGTCCTGGAGAGCCAGAGGAGGTGTCTTCCTTGGTAGCATTTCTATGCCTACCTGCAGCCTCTTACATTACTGGGCAGACTATTATCGTAGACGGCGGGGTGACCGTCAATGGCTTGCTCTTCCAAGGAGCATGA
- the LOC126588789 gene encoding tropinone reductase homolog At1g07440-like isoform X1 encodes MNSRARRWSLRGMTALVTGGTKGIGYAIVEELAGLGAIVHTCSRNEADLNDCLSQWEKKGFQVTGSVCDVVSKTQREELINKVSSLFEGKLNILINNVGTSILKATLEYTAEDYSFVMSTNLESVYHLCQLSHPLLKASGAANIIFLSSTAGVVSIDVGSIYSATKGALNQLAKNLACEWARDNIRTNSVAPWFIKTPLTDPILRNEKKLEMINSRCPLGRPGEPEEVSSLVAFLCLPAASYITGQTIIVDGGVTVNGLLFQGA; translated from the exons ATGAATAGCAGAGCGAGGAGATGGTCTCTTCGTGGAATGACAGCTCTTGTCACTGGTGGAACCAAAGGAATTGG GTATGCTATAGTGGAGGAATTGGCAGGGCTGGGTGCAATTGTGCATACTTGTTCCCGAAATGAAGCTGACCTTAATGACTGCCTGAGTCAGTGGGAGAAGAAGGGTTTCCAAGTAACTGGCTCAGTCTGTGATGTGGTGTCTAAAACCCAAAGAGAGGAGCTTATAAATAAGGTCTCATCACTTTTTGAAggcaaacttaacatcctt ATAAACAATGTGGGGACCAGCATACTGAAAGCAACGCTAGAGTACACAGCTGAAGACTACTCATTCGTAATGAGTACCAATCTTGAATCTGTTTACCACTTGTGCCAACTTTCACATCCTCTTCTCAAAGCTTCAGGAGCTGCTAACATCATTTTTTTGTCCTCTACTGCTGGTGTGGTCTCAATTGATGTTGGATCTATATATTCTGCCACTAAAG GTGCACTAAATCAGTTAGCAAAAAACTTAGCATGTGAGTGGGCGAGAGATAACATAAGGACCAACAGTGTGGCACCTTGGTTCATCAAGACTCCCCTCACTGATCCT ATTCTccgaaatgaaaagaaattggaGATGATAAACTCTCGGTGCCCTTTAGGACGTCCTGGAGAGCCAGAGGAGGTGTCTTCCTTGGTAGCATTTCTATGCCTACCTGCAGCCTCTTACATTACTGGGCAGACTATTATCGTCGACGGCGGGGTGACCGTCAATGGCTTGCTCTTCCAAGGAGCATAA
- the LOC126588786 gene encoding tropinone reductase homolog At2g29330-like isoform X3, which produces MNSRERRWSLRGMTALVTGGTKGIGYAIVEELAGLGAIVHTCSRNEVDLNDCQSQWEKKGFQVTGSVCDVVSKTQREELINKINNVGTSLTKATLEYTAEDYSFIMSTNLESAYNFCQLSHPLLKAAGAASIVFLSSTAGVVSIDGESIYSATKGAMNQLAKNLACEWAKDNIRTNSVAPWFITTPLAEPFLRNEKKLEMINSRCPLGRPGEPEEVSSLVAFLCLPAASYITGQTIIVDGGVTVNGLLFQGA; this is translated from the exons ATGAATAGCAGAGAGAGGAGATGGTCTCTTCGTGGAATGACAGCTCTTGTCACCGGTGGAACCAAAGGAATTGG GTATGCGATAGTGGAGGAATTGGCAGGGCTGGGTGCAATTGTGCATACTTGTTCCCGAAATGAAGTTGACCTTAATGACTGCCAGAGTCAGTGGGAGAAGAAGGGTTTTCAAGTCACAGGCTCAGTCTGTGATGTGGTGTCAAAAACCCAAAGAGAGGAGCTTATAAACAAG ATAAACAATGTGGGGACTAGCTTGACGAAAGCAACGCTAGAGTACACAGCTGAAGATTACTCATTCATAATGAGTACCAATCTTGAATCTGCTTACAACTTTTGCCAGCTTTCACATCCTCTTCTCAAAGCTGCAGGAGCTGCTAGCATTGTTTTTTTGTCCTCTACTGCTGGTGTGGTCTCAATAGATGGTGAATCTATATATTCTGCCACTAAAG GTGCAATGAATCAGTTAGCAAAAAACTTAGCATGTGAGTGGGCGAAGGATAACATAAGGACCAACAGTGTGGCACCTTGGTTCATCACGACTCCCCTCGCTGAACCT TTTCTccgaaatgaaaagaaattggaGATGATAAACTCTCGGTGCCCTTTAGGACGTCCTGGAGAGCCAGAGGAGGTGTCTTCCTTGGTAGCATTTCTATGTCTACCTGCAGCCTCTTACATTACTGGGCAGACTATTATCGTCGACGGCGGGGTGACCGTCAATGGCTTGCTCTTCCAAGGAGCATGA
- the LOC126588786 gene encoding tropinone reductase homolog At2g29330-like isoform X6, giving the protein MVSSWNDSSCHRWNQRNCRYAIVEELAGLGAIVHTCSRNEVDLNDCQSQWEKKGFQVTGSVCDVVSKTQREELINKVSSLFDGKLNILINNVGTSLTKATLEYTAEDYSFIMSTNLESAYNFCQLSHPLLKAAGAASIVFLSSTAGVVSIDGESIYSATKGAMNQLAKNLACEWAKDNIRTNSVAPWFITTPLAEPFLRNEKKLEMINSRCPLGRPGEPEEVSSLVAFLCLPAASYITGQTIIVDGGVTVNGLLFQGA; this is encoded by the exons ATGGTCTCTTCGTGGAATGACAGCTCTTGTCACCGGTGGAACCAAAGGAATTG TAGGTATGCGATAGTGGAGGAATTGGCAGGGCTGGGTGCAATTGTGCATACTTGTTCCCGAAATGAAGTTGACCTTAATGACTGCCAGAGTCAGTGGGAGAAGAAGGGTTTTCAAGTCACAGGCTCAGTCTGTGATGTGGTGTCAAAAACCCAAAGAGAGGAGCTTATAAACAAGGTCTCATCACTTTTTGATGGCAAACTCAACATCCTT ATAAACAATGTGGGGACTAGCTTGACGAAAGCAACGCTAGAGTACACAGCTGAAGATTACTCATTCATAATGAGTACCAATCTTGAATCTGCTTACAACTTTTGCCAGCTTTCACATCCTCTTCTCAAAGCTGCAGGAGCTGCTAGCATTGTTTTTTTGTCCTCTACTGCTGGTGTGGTCTCAATAGATGGTGAATCTATATATTCTGCCACTAAAG GTGCAATGAATCAGTTAGCAAAAAACTTAGCATGTGAGTGGGCGAAGGATAACATAAGGACCAACAGTGTGGCACCTTGGTTCATCACGACTCCCCTCGCTGAACCT TTTCTccgaaatgaaaagaaattggaGATGATAAACTCTCGGTGCCCTTTAGGACGTCCTGGAGAGCCAGAGGAGGTGTCTTCCTTGGTAGCATTTCTATGTCTACCTGCAGCCTCTTACATTACTGGGCAGACTATTATCGTCGACGGCGGGGTGACCGTCAATGGCTTGCTCTTCCAAGGAGCATGA
- the LOC126588786 gene encoding tropinone reductase homolog At1g07440-like isoform X1: MNSRERTWSLRGMTALVTGGTKGIGYAIVEELAGLGAIVHTCSRNEVDLNDCLSQWEKKGFQVTGSVCDVVSKTQREELINKVSSLFDGKLNILINNVGIVEAKATVEYTAEDYSFIMSTNLESAYNFCQLSHPLLKAAGAANIVFLSSTAGVVSINGASIYSAAKGAMNQLAKNLACEWAKDNIRTNSVAPWFITTPLSEPVLRNEKKLEMINSRCPLRRPGEPEEVSSLVAFLCLPAASYITGQTIIVDGGVTVNGLLFQGA, translated from the exons ATGAATAGCAGAGAGAGGACATGGTCTCTACGTGGAATGACAGCTCTTGTCACCGGTGGAACCAAAGGAATTGG GTATGCGATAGTGGAGGAATTGGCAGGGCTGGGTGCAATTGTGCATACTTGTTCCCGAAATGAAGTTGACCTTAATGACTGCCTGAGTCAGTGGGAGAAGAAGGGTTTTCAAGTCACTGGCTCAGTCTGTGATGTGGTGTCAAAAACCCAAAGAGAGGAGCTTATAAACAAGGTCTCATCACTTTTTGATGGCAAACTCAACATCCTT ATAAACAATGTGGGGATTGTCGAAGCGAAAGCAACGGTAGAGTACACAGCCGAAGATTACTCATTCATAATGAGTACCAATCTTGAATCCGCTTACAACTTTTGCCAACTTTCACATCCTCTTCTCAAAGCTGCAGGAGCTGCTAACATTGTTTTTCTGTCCTCTACTGCTGGTGTGGTCTCAATAAATGGTGCATCTATATATTCTGCTGCTAAAG GCGCAATGAATCAGTTAGCAAAAAACTTAGCATGTGAGTGGGCGAAGGATAATATAAGGACCAACAGTGTGGCGCCTTGGTTCATCACGACTCCCCTCTCTGAACCT GTTCTccgaaatgaaaagaaattggaGATGATAAACTCTCGATGCCCTTTAAGACGTCCTGGAGAGCCAGAGGAGGTGTCTTCCTTGGTAGCATTTCTATGCCTACCTGCAGCCTCTTACATTACTGGGCAGACTATTATCGTAGACGGCGGGGTGACCGTCAATGGCTTGCTCTTCCAAGGAGCATGA